The Palaemon carinicauda isolate YSFRI2023 chromosome 9, ASM3689809v2, whole genome shotgun sequence sequence gggaccctaccgactcagctatcaagagagactaaaagtttatgacaagtccccctacttattcctgtcgaattcaaatgaattccaagtggatatatattcccaagatagaattcggtattaaatgccattcgtgggtgatatttacattaattaaaatcacgtgtgcttgtgatatatgttcattaaaataaccacgtgttgcaaactcacaattcagctatcatggtggagatgggtttatttcaagtctatgaacagattcctgaattcgacaggaataagtagggggacttgtcataaacttttagtctctcttgatagctgagtcggtagggtccctgccagcatgggttctagccgtacaggtggtggttcgaatccccacccggccagaagctgttaccataaaatgaattccaagtggatatatattcccaagatagaattcggtattaaatgccattcgtgggtgatatttacattaattaaaatcacgtgtgcttgtgatatatgttcatatatatatatatatatatatatatatatatatatatatatatatatatatatatatatatatatatatatatagcaaacctAAATCCCTAATATCGCAAAAGGGTctacccctctcttttattcttctcctgtacttctctttctccccttttccttattctttcccatcccgagtacctgccatGGAGCTATAAAGTGGAtagtatccaggggtactcttcctttccccatattccccacttccctattcttatccttattattattattattattattattattattattattattattattatatatactgtatatatgtatatatatatatatatatatatatatatatatatatatatatatatatatatatatatatatatatatatatatatatatatatatatatatacgtgaatgtaAAGCATGAGTGTTTAACAAATATTTGTTAGTAATTAATCTTGTTGGCAATAATTACATAACCTTCAACAATACTGACATACTTGCATGTACAGTTGAACGCAAGAATATTTGGTACATCTTGCTTTGgagaagtgcacccagtcacaccttTACTGCATGGCAAGTTCTTGTATCAAACTCCGGCCACCACTTCTGACatttcctacactatctgtttggttactctcagCCAATTAAGTGCGTGATAGGGTGCACTCCTTTGAACGAGGTGTGACAGGAACTCCGGTGTCCAACTGAACATGTATAAATCAGTGTAAATAATCGTTGCTTCAAGATTATACACAAATTCTGCTAAAAATGAATGGAGGAAGATTTGCTTTGAAAGTTTTCCCTTGCAGGTCTTCTATCATGGGTGAATTGCGTCAACGTAAAGTGGGTCGCTTCAGTACAGAATGTATTTACAGCTACGAAGCTCTTGGCGCTATTAGTGATCATAGTGGCTGGGGTACTCCATCTCCTCTGGGGACACGTCGAGAACTACCGCTATCCACTTCTGAACAGCAACTGGAGTGCTGGGGCCATTGCCACTGCATTCTATCAGTCCCTCTTTTCATATTCAGGATGGTAAGTGTAAACTCTTGCGTTTATCTTTAGCAGAAATAAAGTTTTGTGCGAATTAACTGGTATAGGTAGTTGAATTTACTCCAGTTAACATGCAAcgttttacacacacaaatatttctagggtgtatgcatacataaatacacacacataaatatgtatatatatatatatatatatatatatatgtgtgtgtgtgtgtgtgtgtgtgtgtgtgtgtgtgtaagtgcacgtatctatacacacatacacatatatctgtaaCTTGTTTGCatctaattatatttcatttttccaggGAGAGTCTATACTATGTTGTGGAAGAACTGAAAAACCCAGGAAGGTAAGTCTATAAAAAATGTCTAtttactatatgaaatatcacCTAATCACTCTAACCCAAAGCTCTTTTGCGAGGCTAAAGTGTGCCAGTATTGCTAACATAGCAATTTTTAGTTACAAAATATCTACTGGTGTAGATAACTGACAACATGTAAAAAAGAATTACCCCAAGCATCATTTTAGGATTATAGATGATGAAACAATCTCTTAGTTGTTGTGTTTGAATCCAAAATATTTGTTCCATGTGAttgttaccaataaaagaattattgttattaatcatatTTGAATACTACAAATAGTTGAAACTTGGGGAAGTTGATTTTATGATTTGTTTGGTTTGTAGACCAAAATTTAAAATACTAAAACATGTCGCTTAAAGCCTTATAAGGAGTATGAAATGAAGAATTCAGAATGTATCAATTGATGCTAAGCCATTGGATTATACATAACTGACCTTCTCCATGACTAGACACCCGGCCTATCAACGGTAGATGGTGAGCTATTGTAAACCAGTCGCCGACTGTTCCACAACTAGTCGTAGACTGTTATTAGTCTCTAGTGGAAGCTACTTACTAAACTAGTTCCAAGTTACGGAGAGTGAGCTGTAGCACACGAGTGTAAAGGAGGTTTGTCTCTGTCTTCACAAAACTAAATGCCCTCCTACACGAGAGGCAAATGCAGGGCTTGTACTCTGATTGGTCGTAATTCTCTCACTTTGAAACGGTATTATTAGATCAAACAGTCCCAGGTAAGCAGTAAGCACAGTCAGGCTAACCTAGGACTTGGACCAGATGCCGGGCAGCTAGAGATGATAGGCAATGTGGTCCCTAATCAGGCgcccatccagtgcctcaacaacaGGAATGGGCACTTTGATGGTTTGCCCTTGTTTTCCTCATCTATGATGCCATCAACAATCGTGATCGACATCCATACCACAAAATTGGTAAATGTGTCTACCTGCCATATATTTGTCCATAGTGTGGAAGAGGCTTTATTAGCTATTATGTATAGGCAGGAATTCCTTATATTCAGTCTGTGGcctctctctccatctcttttTACATTTCAAGTGTTGTAGATGTTATTTTATAAATTCTTGTTCAAAGAATAGTGCCCTTATCTTTTTCCATTTTAGGAATATCCCCTTATCCATCATGATCTCAACTACTCTCGTGACAATCGTTTATGTGCTGGCCAACATAGCTTATCTTGCAGTTCTTTCTCCATCAGAAATGCTTTCATCCAATGCAGTTGCTATGGTAAGTTTGACAGGTAAATCTTATTACCTAGACCACTGAATTGTGTCTATATGTCTAGAACTATTTTGAAGATGGCTTTTATAAACCAACTCTTCCAATTTTGTTAGATCTTGGCACAAAGAACATGAGAGGAAACAAACTTTTAAAAATAACCATAAGATGTAATGGTGGTACATCGGACACAGTTCTGTGCTATACCATTTCATTAAATTTTTCTATCAGAATCACAGTGCTCAAAGGATACTAAGCTACTCATCATATATAATCAATCATCACTATAATAAGCACTTTGACGAAGGGTTGACGATTCATATTACTTGAACAATGTACAGGTAATAAAAAGCtaacatatatttttcttcttatacAGACTTTTGCCAGTCAAACACTAGGAGTTATGGCCTGGATGATGCCAGTGTTCGTCATGTGCTCTACTTTTGGATCAATGAATGGCATTGTATACACCCAGTCTCGTCTGATTTTTGTAGGAGCTCGCCGGGGACAATTCCCAGAAGCATATTCTCTGATTCATGCAAATTACTTCACTCCTGTGCCAGCAGTTATTCTAAATGTAAGAAAGATATTGTTTTAGTTACATACAACAGTGTTTGTTCTTGGAGTTATTCtgtaattgataaaattaatttgcatACCTCATAGCTCTTAAATCATTATGTactctacttaatttttttctgaaCACCAAGCTAAATTCGTGCAGGTGGGACATTTTACTTTTGGAATTTAACAGAGTTACACAGATAGCAACTTTTTATATATGATTCTCTATTTTTCTTCATCCCTTTCCAATAAAATTTATTGATGCCCGGGAATAGTATTTGCTACTTGCATGTGGCCTGAAATGGGTGATGAGTGTGAAAGAACTACTATATAGTCCTGATTAAGGGCCACAAAGTGATTCAAAACACAGGTCAacatcaaataataaatggagaaacataaATGCAGCTATTCTGAAAACTTTCTGAAgaacagtttgtccggagagatgctatCTCTGATTCTTTTTAACGCCACTaacattttataaacatatatttgtgcGTGAGCACGTTTGCATCAGTGTGTTGGATCTTTTGACATTTAACCTTATCTTTTGCAGGCTCTTTTAAGCTTAATGATGTTCTTCACATCAGACATAGGCCTTCTCATCAACTACTCAACGTTTGCTATGACAGCAACTCAGTTTGCCTGCATGTGTGCCCTCTTCTGGTTCCGTTATAAGCAGCCTGACCGGCAGAGGCCATTTAAGGTATGAGGGGAATAGAGGATTTTACTCGCtcactctgccttgtaagtcttgtCTTCATTTGCTTTACATAGTTTGGACGTGTTGTCTTCCTTCTCATTCCTGCTTATGTTATTTAGATTTATTCCCACAGGTTTGGTTAGGTCTGCCTATCATCTTCTCCCTGGCATGTTTATTCTTAATGGTTATGCCTTTGGTGGAGAATCCTATAGAAGCTGGCGCAGCAGTTGGGGTGGTGTTGACGGGACTTCCGGTTTACTATTTCACCATACATAGACAAGATATTGTCAAGAAAGTCGACGGAATATTACGTgagtttttttactttcatattgaGTAATGAAGAGAGAGAAGACGCTTAGCTACAGTTAGATATTTATATAGTTCATttaacattttacattttttttctgctAAACAAGTATTTACATGCATAGGCTAGCTTGGTTATTTTATTATATGCCAGAGAGAGAAAGAAGTATTCTAGGAAGACGATGTTATTGATAAGAATGGCATAAAAGAGATTACTTCATGGAACTTTTAACTGAAAATAGCTAGATATAACTATTCTAATATCTTATTTGGCCACTTTACAGGTAAGCTTACGTATGTTCACCAACTCCTATTCCTTGGTCTGCCGGAGGATAAAACTGAATGATAAAGAAAACGGAAACCCGATGAGAAAAAGAGACTAATTTATTTATCTTGCTATTTTTGTGTTAAATAGGTTTAACTGAATTTCTCAATAAATATTCTACAGTACTTTATCCTTGGTCGGCGTTTATATTGTTGACTCCCATAATTTATTTTAAGTTTAGCTTTCTTGAAGGATTCTATCTGattaatatttattgtttattgaatTTTGCATAacagataatttttattttatctttgtcaATAGCTTCTGATCATAGATATCATACAACAGATGCCACGTGAACCGACCCGGCATACGTGTAGGCTAGACGacagccatcttgccccggtaACTTATCAAGGTCGCTGGGTAGAAATCCGGTTCTCCTCATTGTTTATTGTTTGCTTGCTGCAGTTTTGTGCTACCTTTAGCTGCACTATCAAACGTATAGTATAGTCAAGATTAAAGAGTAAGCACACAGAGAAATAAACTcacataaactttatatatatatatatatatatatatatatatatatatatatatatatatatatatatatatatatgtgtgtgtgtgtgtgtgtgtgtgtatgtgtgtgtgtttatgcgtgtgtgcatgtgtgtcggAGTAAATAAataagtctatatgtatatatatatatatgcacactcacacacacacacatatatatatatatatatatatgtatatatatatatatatatatatatatatatatatatatatatatatatatacatatatatatatgtgtatatatatatatatatatatatatatatatatatatttgggctcaggccatgtcgtcctgatggaagttcctattaggtagctttctagggtatatttgactccagtgatattcccagagaattttaccttaaggtatccagaattctaactcctggagcgaatatccctaaataatctcacagggatatcgcataatatcagaggacgtgttcttgacac is a genomic window containing:
- the LOC137646996 gene encoding Y+L amino acid transporter 2-like — encoded protein: MDSDKDSTPPQKEVSEIKGKSEGSSSGSNKPPGPASKEQHDTKSKTCDTTTQSKSKYENRNAEQNSKEPVKLKKELGLLEGVAMIVGIVIGSGIFVSPKGVIFYTGSVGLSLAVWAVSGIVSMVGALSFVELSTMIPESGGMYSYLYEAFGALPAFLYMWVTAVIRNAAGCAVVALTFSNYLLQPFFECNQIPDVAARLIAASLICLLSWVNCVNVKWVASVQNVFTATKLLALLVIIVAGVLHLLWGHVENYRYPLLNSNWSAGAIATAFYQSLFSYSGWESLYYVVEELKNPGRNIPLSIMISTTLVTIVYVLANIAYLAVLSPSEMLSSNAVAMTFASQTLGVMAWMMPVFVMCSTFGSMNGIVYTQSRLIFVGARRGQFPEAYSLIHANYFTPVPAVILNALLSLMMFFTSDIGLLINYSTFAMTATQFACMCALFWFRYKQPDRQRPFKVWLGLPIIFSLACLFLMVMPLVENPIEAGAAVGVVLTGLPVYYFTIHRQDIVKKVDGILRKLTYVHQLLFLGLPEDKTE